In a genomic window of Aricia agestis chromosome 2, ilAriAges1.1, whole genome shotgun sequence:
- the LOC121738433 gene encoding spondin-2-like, which yields MTQKYKGIENRNIVAIFLVLIIMNLCECDEKICDRRPLGTKSDPLPPDDRFRIEIIGIIDSLYIPNSQYTVRLHSTDKTSTFIAFTISVREDTKANEKNPRKPLLLNPGIIYPSPDSDTIPSHVCNNSVIQSDITPKKSVQAIWRAPPKDNKCVTIYAVLAVKPDVWYNFEGPLSKRVCEDRRNAEDMQPIINDDCQVCEDAKYLLTFEGIWSFNTHPQVFPNSSEIARFSDVVGASHSKNFNVFKLYSDASQGLKMLAEQGNTTKLEMEIQAKLQTSVRTVIKASSQPRPDMTTTAMFRATQVHHLLSLVAAIIPSPDWFLGVANMELCDVKTNNWAPHLTLNIYPLDAGTDSGLTFESSNEETMPPQPISNANITKNIPKEDLRPFAKLRLDLMRTFPRPGCVTESPPFSIRTLTDESDNSNEIPNQPQVTPSTEEEVPTADPNSSPDCPMTAWEDWLPCEGECVNNKLEGYQTRFRYHMVDGVIVGKYVESESPVEDKEVPQFCIDNYPDSETQKCEELCEDPAQVEDEAQAQGRLYYNSD from the exons atgacacaaaaatataaag gaaTAGAAAATCGTAACATAGTAGCAATTTTCTTGGTtctaattattatgaacttatgCGAATGTGACGAGAAAATTTGTGATCGTCGACCTCTGGGTACCAAAAGCGATCCATTGCCCCCAGACGACAGATTTAGGATTGAAATTATTGGAATCATCGATAGCTTGTACATACCCAACTCTCAATATACAG TCCGCCTCCATTCTACTGATAAGACGTCAACATTCATAGCATTTACAATATCAGTTCGTGAAGACACGAAAGCCAACGAGAAAAATCCCCGTAAACCTCTACTGTTAAACCCTGGCATTATATACCCTTCACCGGACTCTGATACAATTCCAAGTCATGTATGCAATAATTCTGTTATCCAATCCGATATCACACCAAAAAAATCAGTTCAG GCTATTTGGCGAGCACCACCCAAAGACAACAAATGCGTAACAATTTATGCAGTATTAGCAGTAAAGCCAGATGTATGGTACAATTTTGAAGGACCTCTTTCAAAAAGGGTTTGTGAAGATAGGCGTAATGCTGAGGATATGCAGCCGATTATAAATGATGATTGTCAGGTTTGCGAAGATGCTAAGTATTTG cttACATTTGAAGGAATTTGGTCATTTAATACGCATCCACAGGTGTTTCCTAATTCCAGTGAGATAGCACGATTTAGTGACGTTGTGGGAGCTTCACACAgcaaaaattttaatgttttcaaACTTTATTCGGATGCAAGTCAAGGACTAAAAATGCTTGCTGAACAAGGAAACACTACAAAATTAGAAATGGAAATACAAGCAAAG CTTCAAACTTCTGTTAGAACCGTGATAAAAGCCTCCAGTCAACCTAGACCTGACATGACGACAACTGCAATGTTTAGAGCTACTCAAGTACATCACCTACTATCGCTGGTAGCAGCTATCATACCATCCCCTGACTGGTTTCTAGGAGTAGCGAATATGGAGTTATGCGACGTAAAAACCAATAATTGGGCTCCACATCTTACTTTAAATATCTATCCATTGGATGCGGGAACTGATAGTGGTCTTACGTTTGAG TCATCGAACGAAGAAACGATGCCACCTCAACCTATATCGAATGCGAATATAACCAAGAACATTCCGAAAGAAGATTTGAGGCCCTTTGCAAAATTGCGTCTAGATCTCATGAGGACATTTCCGAGGCCTGGCTGTGTAACAGAATCACCACCTTTTTCAATAAGGACACTTACAG ATGAATCGGATAACAGCAACGAAATCCCAAACCAGCCACAAGTGACACCATCCACAGA GGAAGAAGTTCCCACAGCAGACCCAAACTCATCACCGGATTGTCCAATGACTGCGTGGGAAGATTGGCTGCCATGTGAAGGAGAGTGCGTTAATAACAAATTAGAAGGTTACCAAACGAGGTTTCGTTATCATATGGTCGATGGAGTTATTGTAGGAAAGTATGTAGAAAGT GAATCACCGGTTGAGGATAAAGAAGTGCCTCAATTTTGTATTGACAACTACCCTGACAGTGAAACTCAAAAATGTGAAGAGCTTTGTGAGGACCCAGCACAAGTAGAAGATGAAG CTCAAGCCCAAGGAAGACTTTATTATAATAGCGACTAA
- the LOC121738448 gene encoding protein CEBPZOS, whose protein sequence is MLEKKPSPSYKRWLGTTAKTIFVAEVVGFAFSYGIWYKLNTERDFRLYMHKNLNWVLEGYYRLGEVIADHKTRELDKKIWTQEGKI, encoded by the exons ATGCTTGAAAAGAAACCAAGCCCATCTTATAAACGTTGGCTTGGCACGACTGCAAAGACCATCTTCGTCGCTGAGGTTGTGGGCTTTGCGTTTTCCTATGGAATTTGGTACAAATTAAACACTGAACGGG atttcaGATTGTACATGCACAAAAACTTAAATTGGGTGTTGGAAGGTTATTACCGGTTAGGTGAGGTGATCGCTGACCACAAAACTCGCGAACTCGACAAAAAAATTTGGACTCAGGaaggaaaaatataa
- the LOC121738442 gene encoding tubulin-specific chaperone C: MSDKNAVLERLSRRDAQRLEKLQKAHKAREEVDATNENEDYFSAAFKIRSENIEQLLSQVPTLEINVLSMHFDNIKREVNELQKFVVTSSFFLKEFNMRKYLGIVQNLQTKCYELEDRYVPKKKFGFTRKKLPKSDSHKQDSIDENDGAGKTENKWDEKLFGFDSQENKVLCMESDELFQRDVTLRNLKNCSIALKGVMGTLHMTNLENCYILSGPVTSSVFLEKCNNCKIITACQQLRMHSSTKCDIYLHVTSKGIIEDCSEIRTAPYNLHYEDLEKHLKMSSLDRNSNNWDQLDDFNWLAPDVPSPNWSVLDGPKRVKNWNEWFSKSPSQV; the protein is encoded by the coding sequence ATGAGTGACAAAAATGCTGTTTTAGAAAGATTAAGTAGAAGGGACGCTCAACGCTTAGAAAAACTACAAAAGGCACACAAAGCAAGAGAGGAAGTTGATGCTACAAATGAAAATGAGGACTATTTCTCAGCTGCATTTAAAATTCGTTCAGAAAACATTGAACAACTGTTATCTCAAGTACCAACCCTGGAAATAAATGTGCTTTCTATGcattttgataatataaaacGAGAGGTGAATGAATTACAAAAATTTGTAGTAACATCTTCTTTCTTTCTTAAAGAGTTCAATATGAGAAAATACTTAGGAATAGTACAGAACCTCCAAACAAAATGCTACGAGCTAGAGGATAGGTATGTTCCAAagaaaaaatttggttttacaagaaaaaaattacctaAATCAGATAGCCATAAGCAAGATTCAATAGATGAAAACGATGGTGCTGGGAAAACTGAAAACAAATGGGACGAGAAACTCTTTGGCTTTGACTCTCAAGAGAATAAAGTACTGTGCATGGAGAGTGATGAATTATTTCAACGAGATGTCACTCTACGTAACTTGAAGAACTGCTCCATCGCTTTAAAGGGTGTAATGGGAACATTGCACATGACAAACTTGGAAAATTGTTATATTCTATCTGGACCCGTAACATCATCTGTTTTTCTTGAGAAATGCAATAACTGCAAAATAATAACGGCCTGCCAACAGTTGCGCATGCATAGTTCCACTAAGTGCGATATATACTTACACGTGACTAGCAAAGGTATTATTGAGGACTGTTCAGAAATCCGTACGGCACCATACAATTTGCATTACGAAGACTtggaaaaacatttaaaaatgtcatCCTTAGATAGAAATAGTAATAACTGGGACCAGTTGGATGATTTTAACTGGTTGGCTCCTGATGTACCTTCCCCAAATTGGTCAGTGTTAGACGGTCCAAAAAGAGTTAAAAACTGGAATGAATGGTTTTCTAAATCACCATCACAAGTTTAA